AAGGCTTCAGCACGCGCCTGGGGCCGCGCGCCGGCTACCTGCATCGCGATGCGGTGCATCGCCGCGTGCGCCAGCGCCGCGGTGCGCGGATGGCCGCGCTCACTTCCGGCGGCACCATTCCCGAGACCGGCGACTACAGCGTGGTGCTGGAGCCGCAGGCGCAGACCATCGGCACGGTCAACGAGGATTTCGCGGTGGAGAGCCTGGGCGGCGACGTGTTCCAGCTCGGCAACGCCAGCTACCGCATCCTGCGCGTGGAAGCGGGGCGGGTGCGGGTGGAGGACGCGCGCGGCGCGCCGCCCAATATCCCGTTCTGGATCGGCGAAGCGCCGGGGCGCAGCGATGCGTTGTCGCTGGGCGTGTCGCGGCTGCGTGCCGAACTCGAACAGGCGCTGCAGCAGGGCGGGGCGACCCAGGCGCTGCAGTGGCTGTGTGGTCCGCTGGCGCTGGACGCGGCCGCTGCGCAGCAGATCGTCGATTACCTGGGCCGCGCGCATGCGGCGCTGGGCGCCTTGCCGACCCAGCAATGCATCGTGCTGGAACGCTTTTTCGATGCCACCGGCGGCACCCAACTGGTGATCCACAGCGTCTACGGCAGCCGCATCAACCGCGCCTGGGGCCTGGCCCTGCGCAAGCGCTTCTGCCGTACCTTCAATTTCGAACTGCAGGCGGCGGCGACCGAGGACGCGATCGTGCTGTCGCTGTCGACCCGGCACAGCTTCGCCCTGGACGAGGTGGCGCGTTACCTGCGCGCCGCCTCGGCGCTGGACGTGCTGGTGCAGGCGCTGCTGGACGCGCCGTTGTTCGGCGTGCGCTGGCGTTGGAACGCCACCAACGCGCTGGCGCTGCCGCGCTTCACCGGCGGGCGCAAGGTCGCGCCGCAACTGCAGCGGATGAAGTCCGAGGACTTGCTGGCCACGGTGTTCCCCGACCAGGTGGCCTGCGCGGAGAACCTGGTCGGCGAGCGCGAGATTCCCGAGCATCCGCTGGTGGCGCAGACCCTGCGCGATTGCCTGGACGAGGCGATGGACAGCGCCGGTTGGCTGCAGCTGCTGCACGGCATCGAGGCCGGCGCCGTGCGCGTGCTGGCGCGCGAGCTGACCGCGCCATCGCCGCTGGCGGCCGAGGCCCTGGAGGCGCGGCCCTACGCCTTCCTCGACGATGCACCGCTGGAGGAACGACGGACCCAGGCGGTGCAGAGCCGCCGCTACCAGGATCCGGACAGCGCCGACGATCTCGGCCAGTTGGACCTGCAGGCGATCGCCGCGGTGCGCGAGGAGGCCTGGCCGCAGCCGCGCAGCCGCGACGAGATGCACGAAGCGCTGCTCACGCTCGGCGTGGTGAGCGCGGACGAGGCCGCTGCGCAGCCGCAGTGGCGGCAGTGGCTGGAGGAACTGGCCGTCGACGCGCGCGCCACCTGCCTGCACGGCGTCGACGGCGCCACGGCGGCGCTGTGGGTGGCGGCCGAGGCGCTGGCGGCGGTGGCGCCGCTGTACCCGCAGGCCAGTGCGCAGCCGCCCATCGCCATTCCTGCGGGCTATGCGATCGCCGACTGGGACCGCGACAGCGCGTTGCGCGAGTTGATGCGCTGGCGCTTGGCCGGGCTGGGGCCGGTCACCGCGCCCGCGCTGGCCGGGCCGCTGCACTTGCCGCTGCGCGAGGTGCAGGCGGGACTGCTGGCGCTGCAGCAGGATGGCTATGTGTTGGGCGGGCGCTTCAGCGCCGATGCCGACGGCGAGGAATGGTGCGAGCGCCATCTGCTGGCACGGATCCACCGCTACACCCTCGGCCGCCTGCGCCGCGAGATCGAACCGGTGGCGCCGCGCGACTACGCGCGTTTCCTGTTCCGCTGGCAGCACCTAGACGCGGAAGGGCAGGTCGCCGGCGCCGAGGCCATGGGTGCGGTGCTGACACAGTTGGAGGGCGTGGAGGCCGCGGCGCCGCTGTGGGAGGCGGAGCTGTTGCCGGCGCGGGTGCGCGACTACCGCCCGGCGTGGCTGGACGAGGCCTGCAGCGCCGGACGCACGCTGTGGACGCGGCTGCGCCCCGGCGCCGGCGGCGCCGCACCGACGCTGCGCAGCACGCCGATCCTGCTGCTGCCGCGGCGCAGCGCCGGCCACTGGTCGCGGCTGTCGCCAGCGCCGGAAGCCGGCGCGCTGGGCTCGCGCGCGCGCAAGGTGGCCGACCATCTCGAGGCGCACGGCGCCTCGTTCTTCGACGAGATCGCCGAGGCGACGCGCCTGCTGTCCACCGAACTGGAGGCGGCGCTGGCCGAGCTGGTCGCCGCCGGCCGGGTCCATTGCGACAGCTACGCCGGCCTGCGCGCCCTGCTGGTGCCGCCCTCGAAGCGTCCCTCGGCGCTGTCGCGGCGGCGGCCGCGCATGGCGCTGTACGGCGGCATCCAGGACGCCGGACGCTGGGCCGTACTGCGTGCCGACGCCGAGGCCGACGACCCGGCCGCACGCAGCGAGGCGGTCGAGCATGTCGCACGGACGCTGCTGCGCCGCTACGGCGTGGTCTGCTGGCGCCTGCTCGAGCGCGAGGCGGCGTGGCTGCCGCCATGGCGCGAACTGCTGCGCGTCTACCATCGGCTGGAGGCGCGCGGCGAGATCCGCGGTGGGCGCTTCATCGACGGCCTGTCCGGCGAGCAGTTCGCCCTGCCCGAGGCGATAGGCCTGCTGCGGCAACTCCGCCGCCAGCCCGGTGACGGCAAGTGGCTGTGCGTGGCCGCCGCCGATCCGGCCAATCTGCTCGGCAGCGTGTTGCCCGGCACGCGGGTGCCGCGGCTTGCGGGCGCGCGCGTGCTGTACCGCGACGGCGTGCCGATGGCGAGCTGGGTCGGCGAGCGCTTCGAGCCGCTGCAGGACATGAATGCCGAGGAGCATGCGCATGCGCGGCGGCTGTTGCGCGGTGGCGCTGCGGCGGAACGGCGCACGCTTGTGGCACTGCAGATGGCGTGAAGGCAATGCGCCGCGCCCGCCCGCCGCGATGGCGCTTGTGACATATCGGCGCTGCTTTCACATTCTGTCTACAAATTAAAGGGGTTGGTATCCCACTTTGGCTCCGGTGCAAAACCGGGGGGTTCTGCCTTTGCAGAACAAGTGCGGCATCGGTGCGGTGCGACCCGCGCCTGCTCGTCTGCGCGTTGAGCACCGCAGCGCAATGCCTCTTGCGCATTCACGAATGTCGCGAAAGCGCTTGTCTTATGCGGGATTCCGCAATTTTCACGCGATTTAAAGGCGCCCTCGATTGCGCCGATAGCCCTCACGCATGACGTTGCAGCGCAGCGGTCCTCTGGCGACTCAGTCAGAGGCATCGCTCCGCGAGGCGCCGCGACACGCAGCCGGACGCATCGCCCGGCGCAGGCGGACACACACAAATCGGGGTACACACCATGTTGGGCAATATGAAAATCGGGGTCAGGCTGACGGCGGCATTCCTGATCGTGGCGGCGATCGGCGCCTGCATCGGCTGGGTCGGCATCCGCAACTCGGGCCGGATCAACGACTACGCCACCGCGCTGTACGAGCGCGAGCTGCTCGGCCTGTCGCACCTCAAAGAGGCCAACATCAATCTGATCAATGCCGGCCGCGCGCGCGCCAACCTGCAGTTGGCCAGCACCGCGGAAGACCGCGCCAAGCACGTGGCCAATATCGACAAGTACACCGCCAATGTGGTCGAGCACATGGACAAGGCTAGGACCTCGTTCGACGACCCGGCGACGCTGGCCAAGCTGGCGCGCTTCGACCAGGTGTGGAAGACCTACCTGGAGCGGCGCGGCCAGTTCGTCGAGTCGGTGATGCGCGAGCCGCTCCCGGAAGGCAACGCGCAGCTCGCGGAACTCTCCAAGGGCGTGCGCAGCAGCTCCGACGAACTGGATGCGCTGATGTCGGAACTGGGCGAGATCAAGGAGGCCAATGCCTCCAAGGCCAACGATGTCACCGACGAAATCTACGCCAGCAGCACCCGCACCATGCTCGCCATCGTGATCGGCGGCGTGCTGCTCGGCGTGGGCCTGGGCGTGTTCATCAGCCGCAGCGTGACCCGGCCGATCGGCAAGGCGGTCAGCGTGGCCAATGCGCTGTCCGAGGGCGACCTGAGCATGTCGATCGAGGTGCGCGGCCGCGACGAGACCGCGCAGTTGCTGCTGGCGATGCAGCGCATGGTCGAGAAACTGCAGCAGGTGGTCGGCGAGGTCAACGCCAGTGCGCAGAGCCTGGCCGGCGCGTCGGAGGAAGTCAGCGCCACCGCGCAGTCGCTGAGCCAGGCCTCGACCGAGCAGGCCGCCAGCGTCGAAGAGACCAGCGCCTCGCTGGAGCAGATGACCGCCTCGATCGCGCAGAACACCGACAACGCCAAGGTGACCGACGGCATGGCCGCGCAGGCGGCCCGCGAAACCCTGGAAGGCGGCGAGGCGGTGGTGGCCACGGTGGCGGCGATGAAGCAGATCGCGCACAAGATCGGCATCATCGACGACATCGCCTACCAGACCAACCTGTTGGCGTTGAATGCGGCGATCGAGGCCGCGCGCGCCGGCGAGCACGGCAAGGGCTTCGCCGTGGTCGCCGCGGAAGTGCGCAAGCTCGCCGAGCGCAGCCAAGTCGCCGCGCAGGAGATCGGCGAGGTCGCCGGTTCCAGCGTGGAGCTGGCCGAGCGCGCCGGGCAATTGCTGGAGACCATCGTGCCGAGCATCAAGAAGACCTCGGACTTGGTGCAGGAAATCGCTGCCGCCTCGCAGGAGCAGTCCTCCGGCGTCACCCAGATCAACGTGGCGGTGGTGCAGCTGAGCCAGATCACCCAGCAGAACGCCACCGCCTCCGAAGAGTTGGCCGCCACCGCCGAATCGATGAGCACGCAGGCCGTGCAGTTGCAGGAAAGCATGGCCTTCTTCCAACTGTCGGCCGCCGCGCGCCGCGCCACGCAGACGCTGGACGAAAGCGAAGCGCCGCTGCCGCTGCGCGCGGCCGGTTCGCGCTGGGCGCCGCGTGCCACCTCCGCTACCGCGCGTCGCCCGGGCGCAAGCAGCCGCGATCGCGGCGAAGCGTTGCTGGGCCGCGCCTGATCCATTCCCTGGCGGCGCCGGTCGCGCCGCCAGTTCCGTGTCGCTGTCGTTGTCACAACTGCCCCATTGTCGGGAGAGTGCCGTGCTGAAGAATCTCAAGATCGCCACCAAACTCTACGGCGGTTTCGCCGTGGTCCTGTGCATCCTGCTGGCCTTGGCCGGCGTGGCCTACTTCAACGTGTCCGCGTTGTCGCAGGCCAATTACTGGAACACCCACACCTACAAGGTGATCGCCGAAGTCGATGCTGCGCTCAGCAGCCTGATCAACATCGAGACCGGCACGCGCGGCTTCTCGCTGACCGGCGAGGACGCGTTCCTGCAGCCCTACCGCGACGGCGTCGCCAGCTTCGACAGCCACCTGCGCACCGCGCAGGAACTGACCGCGGACAATCCCAAGCAGCAGGAGCGCCTGAACGCGCTGAAGCAGACCCAGGCGCAATGGCTCAGCCAGGCGGTGCATCCTCAGATCGCGCTGCGCAAGGACGTCAACCAGGGCCAAGCCACGATGGAGGCCTTGGCCGCTTCGGTGCGCGCTTCCAAGGGCAAGGCCTACATGGACGCGATGCGCGACCGCATGGCCGAAGTGCGCCGCGCCGAGAGCGAGTTGCTGGCCGTGCGCGCGGCCGAGGCCGAGCAACTGCAGCAGCGCACCAACCTCACCCTGATCGTGGGTAGTCTGATCGCGGCGCTGTGCGCGTCGGCGATCGGTTTCCTGATCGCGCGGTCGCTGATGAGCGAACTCGGCGGCGAGCCGAGCACGGTGATGGAAGTGGCCTCGCGGATCGCCCGCGGCGATCTCACCGTGCAGGTGCCGACCCGCCCCAACGACACCACCAGCGCGATGGTGGCGCTGCAGACGATGGTCGAGCGTCTGGCGGACGTGGTGGGCGAGGTCAATACCAGTGCGCAATCGCTGGCCGGTTCGTCCGAGGAAGTCAGCGCCACCGCACAGTCGCTGAGCCAGGCCGCCACCGAGCAGGCCTCCGGCGTGGAGGAAACCAGTGCGTCGCTGGAGCAGATGACCGCGTCCATCGCGCAGAACACCGACAACGCCAAGGTCACCGAGGGCATGTCGGCGCAGGCGGCCAAGGAAGCGGTGGAGGGTGGTGAGGCGGTACTGGCCTCGACCCATGCGATGAAGCAGATCGCGCAGAAGATCGGCATCATCGACGACATCGCCTACCAGACCAACCTGCTGGCGTTGAATGCGGCGATCGAGGCCGCGCGCGCTGGCGAGCACGGCAAGGGTTTCGCGGTGGTGGCGGCGGAAGTGCGCAAGCTGGCCGAGCGCAGCCAGGTCGCCGCGCAGGAGATCGGCGAAGTCGCCGCCAGCAGCGTGGGCCTGGCCGATCGCGCCGGCAACCTGCTCGGCACCATCGTGCCCAGCATCAAGAAGACCTCGGATCTGGTGCAGGAGATCGCCTCGGCCTCGCAGGAGCAGTCCTCCGGCGTCACCCAGATCAACCTGGCGGTGTCCCAGCTCAGCCAGGCCACGCAGCAGAACGCCGCGGCCTCCGAGCAACTGGCGGCGACCGCCGAACAGATGAGCACCCAGGCCGAATCGTTGCAGCAGGCGATGGGATTCTTCCGCCTCAACCGCGAACAGGACCTGGCCGCACCACGCCGCGCTGCGCCGGTGACGCCCAGGCCGGCCGCCACCCGGCCGCTGCGCAACGCCGGCAAGGGCCTGCGCCCGCGCGCGCGGCCGGTGCCGGCCTACGCGCTGGCGGATGCGCCGGACGAAGGCCAGTTCGTCAACTTCTGAAGGGGAACACCATGCACAACAATCGCTACGAGACCGCGGCCGGAGACACGCCGCAGAGCGGCTGCCAGTTCCTGACCTTCCAGCTGGATCGCGAACTGTTCGGGCTCAACATCGCCGGCATCCACGAGATCATCGAGTACCGCACGCCGACCCCGGTGCCGACCATGCCGGCCTGCGTGCGCGGGGTGATCAACCTGCGTGGGGCGGTGGTGCCTGTGGTGGACCTGCAGTCGCGGCTCGGCCGCGCGCCCAGCCAGGTCACCCGGCGCAGTTGCATCGTCATCGCCACCGCCGCCACCGACGAGGGCGGCGGCGCGCAGTCCTTCGGCCTGCTGGTGGACGCGGTCAACGAGGTGCTGGAACTGCCGCCACAGCAGATCGAGGCGCCGCCGGCCTTCGGCAGCGATATCCGCCGCGACCTGCTGCAGGGCATGGGCAAGCTGGAGGATCGGTTGGTGATCCTGCTGGACCGCGCGCGGCTGCTGCGCAGCGACGACATCGTCGAGGCCGGCACAGCGGCGCTGGCGGCGTGAGGCCCGCCACGCCGTGATCCATGCATCACGGAGGCCTCGTTAGGGTGGCCTGAAACGGGCATCCGCCCCAGCGAGGTGCAGACCATGGCAAAAGACGAAACCACCCAGTCCGGCAAGCAGCAGGGCATCCACGAGGGCCGGCAGGACCGTGCCCAGGACGACACCGCCAAGCAGCGACCCGGCCTGGAAGACCAGAAACTGCGCGAGGCGCACGAGCGCGGCCCGCGTTCCGGCCAGGATGAGCCGGGGCAGGGCGCGCAGGACTGAGCGATGTGGCGGCGGGAGCGCAGTGCTCCCGCTTCGCGTCCGTCAGGACGAAGGCGCGGGATTCCCTGCCACACGACACATGGCCGACGTCGCGCGATCGAGCGCATCCAAGTGCAAGACCGGCCAACAAAAAAGGCCAGAAAGCCTGATGGCTGTCTGACCTCGTTTGCACCGTCGAAGACGGCAAGATGGTGGAGCGGAAGGGGATCGAACCCTCGACCTTCGCATTGCGAACGCGACGCTCTCCCAGCTGAGCTACCGCCCCACATCAGGCGCGTAGTGTAACTGGGCACGGGGCCGCGTGCCAAGAGGGCAGTGCAACATCGCCGCGCCGGGGCGGGGGCCGGTCGGGCACCATCGCAAACGCGCTCAGCATGCTGTCTACAGCGCTCGCATGGAGTCGATATACTCGGCGGCCGAAATCTCCCGCAGTGATTTCGTTCCGGACGCAATATACCGTCCGCCTCATACCTTTTTACCTAAAGACAGGTCTTTTACACATGACGGAAGTTCGCAACTTGCAACAGATCGCCGAAGCCAAGGCCAAGCTGCAGGAAGAAATGCGCAAGCTGGAAGAGCAGGAGCGGCAGGCGCGCGAGGGCGAAACCAATGCGGCGCACGCCAATGTGCTGTCGCTGCTGGAGCAGTTCGCCGAGTTCTTCAGCGCCAAGCAGCGCAACGAGATCGCGGCGTACGTGACCAGCGCGGCGCCCAAGCCGGCCAGCAGCAAGTCCGCCGGTGGCCGCAGCGAGGTCAAGCCGAAGTACCAGTTGCCGCATACCGGCGAAACCTGGTCCGGCCGCGGCCGCACCCCGAAGGCGTTCGCCGCCTGGGAAGGCACCGCCGCCTACAACGAGTGGAAGGCGCGCCACCCGGATCTGAAGTTCCCGCTCTTCAAGTACTGAGCGAACGAAAAAGGCCAGGAATTCCTGGCCTTTTTTCATTTCCGATCGCGGCCCGGGCTCACCCGCTCAGCGCGCGGCCGCCAGCAGCGGTTGCAGCCGCGGTTCCAGCTCGCGCCTGCGCCAGCCGGCCAGCGGCTGCGGCCATTGCGCGCTTTCCAGCAGGGCTTCCAGGTGCTTGCGCGAGGCCAGCAGGCCGTCGGGCAGGCCGAGTTCGGCGCTGCGCGCGGCCACCGCGTCCTGCAGCCGCTTCAGCGCGGCCTTGTTGTCGTCGCTGGCGGCCAGCGCCTGCGGCGCGTCGGCTTCGTCGGCCAGCGGCGTGGTCAGCGCCTGCCACAGCGCGTCGCTGAGCTTGCGCGGCGCCTTGGGGTGCTTGTCGAACAGCGCCAGCATGGCCGGCGGGTCCTGCGGCGGGAACCGCGCCAGGGTGGCGGCCAGTTCGTTGTCCAGGATCCAGCTGCGCGGCTTGTCGCTGTGCCGGGCCTGCGCGTCGCGCCAGCGCAACAGACGCAGCAGGCGCAGTTGCGCCGGGCGGTCCATGAACTGCGCCGAGCGCATGCCCAGGTGCGGCCAGCGCTCGCCGTCGTCCTGTTCGACCGTGCCGAGCAGGCGTTCGCCGTCCTCGTGCAGCCAGTCGCTGCGCTCCAGGGTCTGCAGCCGCGCCTGCAGCGCGTCGTGCAGCGCGAACAGGTGGCGCACGTCGTCGGCGGCATATTCGAGTTGCGCCGGCGACAGCGGGCGGCGCAGCCAGTCCGAGCGGGTCTCGCCCTTGGCCAGGTGCACGCCGGTGATCTCCAGCACCAGCTTCTGGTAGCCCATGCCGGCGCCGAGCCCGGCCAGGCCGGCGGCGATCTGGGTGTCGAACAGCGGCCGCGGCAGGGTGCCGCAGGCACACTTGAAGGCGACCAGGTCTTCGCTGGCGCTGTGCATGATCTTGAGGATGCCCGGATCGCTCAGCCACGGCGCCAGTGCCTGCGGCATGCCCGGGATCAGCGGGTCGATCAGCAGGATTTCGTCGCCCACCGCCATCTGCACCAGCGCCAGTTGCGGCCAGTAGGTGCGTTCGCGGACGAATTCGGTGTCCAGGCCGATGCGGGCCGGCCGCTGCGCCAGCCGTTCGCTCAGCTCGGCGGGTTGCTTGATCCAATAAGGCACGTGATTTCCGTTGACTGCAGGGTTTGCTCAGGCAGGCGAGAATAGCCTAACGTCGCTCCGCCGGCCGCACGGCGCGCCGGACGGGATGGCGTCGCAAGGTCCATGGTTCGGAGGAAAAGTGCGCAGCAGCGGCGTTGTGATGGTCTGGAGCATGCTCGCGGCGGCGCTGGTCGGCTGTGCGCGGCAGCCGCCGGCGCCTGCCGCCGAGACCGCGCCTGCGACCGCCACGGCCATTGCCCCGGCGCATTCGACACCGGCCAGGCCGGTGCAGGCGCCCAGCGTCACCATCGGCGGCGAAGATGCGGCCGAGACCGTGGCGCACTGGCAACCGCCGTTGCCGAGCCTCAGCCGCAGCGGCCTGCCGCAGGCACGACGCGAGGCGGCGCGCGCGCTGGCCGAGGATCGCCTGTTCGAGGATGCGCAATCGGCGATACCGCTGTACCTGGCGATCCGCAGCCTGGCGCCGAACGATCGCGCCGCCCAGGACGGCCTGCGCAAGGCGCGGCGGCGGTTGCTGCAGCTCGGCGCGCAGGCGCTGGGCGATCCGGATCTTTCCGAACGCACGCTCGAGCAGGCCACGCGCATCGCGATGGTGGCGCTGTGGCTGGATGCCGACGATCCGGCGGTGCGGCGCCTGCAACAGCGGGTGGAGACCGCCGCGCGGGTACTGGCCTACAACCGCGCCGGCGAGGAAGACCTGCGTGGCGGCCGCCTGGGCGAGGACGGCAACGGCGCCCTGGCCAATTTCCGCGAGGCGCTGCAGCTGGATGCGGACGACGACCGCGCACGCCAGGGCGTGGCGGCGGTGGAGAGCGCGTTGATCCGCCGCGCCGAGACGGCGGCGGCGGCCTCGGATTTCGCCGCCGCCGGCAGCTGGCTGGCACGCGCGGCGCGGGTCCGCGAGGACGCGCCCACGGTGCGCGATGCGCGCGTGCGGGTGGAGCAGGTGCGGGTGGCGCGCATCGCCGCCTTGCGCGATGCCGGCCTGCGCGATCTGGCCACGCCGGCGGGATTGAAGTCGGCGCGCGAGCGCCTGGGCGATGTGCTGCGCATCGCCGATCCCGGCGATCCGGTGGCGGCGATGCTGCGCGAACGCATCGATCTGGCCACCCACTACGGCAGTTTCCGCCCCGGACAGGTATTCACCGACGGCATGCACGACGGCGGGCGCGGCCCGCAGATGATCGTGGTGCCGCACGGCGGCTTCCGCATGGGCGCGGCCGAGAGCGAACCCGGCGCCTCGCCGGCGGAGATGCCGCAGCACTACGTGCGCTTCGACCGCGGCTTCGCCATGTCGATCACCGAAGTCACCGTGGCCGACTTCCGCCGCTTCGTGGAGGCGACCAATGCGCGCCCGCGCGCCACCCGCCGCGGCCATTCCACCGTCTACGACGAGCGCAGCGGCAACTTCGTGCGCCGCAACGGCGTGGACTGGCAGTCCGATTACCAGGGCGCGCGGGCGGCGCCCAACAGTCCGGTGATGCACGTCAGCGTGCGCGACGCCGAGGCCTATGCGGCCTGGCTATCGCAGCAGACCGGGCGCCATTACCGGCTGCCCAGCGAGGCCGAGTTCGAGTACGCCCTGCGCGCCGGCAACCGCGGCCGCTACCCCTGGGGCAATGCCGGCACGCCGCCGCGCGGCAGCGGCAACTTCACCGGCGGCGGCGACGTCTCGCCCAGCGGTCGGCACTGGCGCAACGCCTTCGTCGGCTACACCGACGGCTTCTGGGGGCCGGCCCCGGTCGCCAGTTTTTCTGCCAATGCCTGGGGCCTGCACGACATGGCCGGCAACCTCAGCGAATGGGTCGCCGACTGCTGGCATGCCAGCTACCGGCGCGCACCGGCCGACGGCGCGGCCTGGTACAACCCGGGCTGCCGCTCGCGGGTGGTGCGCGGCGGCAACTGGGCCAACGCGCCCGAGCAGACCCGTGCGGCGTGGCGGCTGATGCAGGATTCGGACAGCACCAGCGCGCGCGTCGGTTTCCGCCTGGTCCGCGGCATTTGACGCCGCCGCGTCGGCGCCGACGCTAGATTGCCTCACCAGTCAGGGAGGGGAGTGGGATGAATGACGTCTTCGGCCGCCAGGGCGGCGAACCGGGCGGCCGCCGTGGGCCGCTGGGTGGGGTGCGCTGGCTGGTGCTGCTGGGCTTTGCGGTCTATGCCGGGTACTACTGGTTCTCCAACCGCAGCGAGGATCCGTATACCGGCGAGCAGGTGCTGATCGACCGCTCGTTGAACGTGGAGGACGAGAAAGCACTCGGCCTGCAGGCCTATCAGGAGATCCTGGCGCAGGAACGGCCGCTGGACCCGCAGGCGCCGCAGGCGCAGCAAGTGCGCGCGATCGCGCAGCGGCTGATCGCCAAGGTCGACGTGGTCGAGGACGCACTGGCGGCCGAGCACGGCATGCAGGCCAAGCATTACGCGCGCGGCTTCGATTGGGACGTCAACGTGATCGAGTCCGAGCAGGCCAACGCGTTCTGCCTGCCCGGCGGCAAGATGGCGGTCTATACCGGCCTGTTCCCGGTCGCCGGCAATGCCGATGCGATGGCGGTGGTGATGGGCCACGAGATCGCGCATGCGCTGCTGCGGCATGGCGCGCAGCGCATGGCCCAGCAGAAGCTGACCCAGATCGGGCAGATGGCCGGCGCCGCCGGCGGCCTGGACCCGCAACAGCAGCAGATGGCGATGGCGGCGATGGGCTACGGCTACCTGCTGCCGTACGCGCGTAGCCATGAGACCCAGGCCGATGAAGTAGGGCTGATGCTGGCCGCGGCGGCCTGTTTCGACCCGCGCGCAGCGGTGCCGCTGTGGCAGCGGATGAGCGAAAGCAGCGGCGGCCAGGCCCCGCCGGAGTTCGCCTCCACCCACCCCAATCCGGGCACCCGCATCCAGAACCTGCAGGCGCTGATGCCCAAGGCGCTGGAGTACCGGCAGCGCTTCTGCGAATCGGCGCGCGGTGCCGCGCAGTGACG
This genomic stretch from Xanthomonas sacchari harbors:
- a CDS encoding DEAD/DEAH box helicase translates to MSLAQTRFHPAVARWFEQRFAAPTPAQVQAWPAIQAGRHTLVAAPTGSGKTLTAFLAALDALVREGLREGGLPDRTQVLYVSPLKALSNDIQLNLEAPLQGIRDELAALGLPDVQIRTAVRTGDTPQRERAQARRRPPHVLVTTPESLYVLLGSVSGRETLRHVRTVIVDEIHALAANKRGSHLALSLQRLQQLCEVPPLRIGLSATQKPIEAVARFLVGSAAVHDGVADCAIVDIGYARARDLALEVPPTPLSVTMSADQWQQVYTRLAELVRAHRTTLVFVNTRRMAERTARHLGELLGTQAVAAHHGSLARETRLLAERRLKAGDLQVLVATASLELGLDIGDVDLVCQLGSPRSIAAFLQRAGRSGHAVGGTPKARLFPQSRDDLVECAALLDCVRRGELDALRMLDAPLDVLAQQLVAEVACQEWEEDALYALVRGAWPYAALPRAQFDAVLRMLCEGFSTRLGPRAGYLHRDAVHRRVRQRRGARMAALTSGGTIPETGDYSVVLEPQAQTIGTVNEDFAVESLGGDVFQLGNASYRILRVEAGRVRVEDARGAPPNIPFWIGEAPGRSDALSLGVSRLRAELEQALQQGGATQALQWLCGPLALDAAAAQQIVDYLGRAHAALGALPTQQCIVLERFFDATGGTQLVIHSVYGSRINRAWGLALRKRFCRTFNFELQAAATEDAIVLSLSTRHSFALDEVARYLRAASALDVLVQALLDAPLFGVRWRWNATNALALPRFTGGRKVAPQLQRMKSEDLLATVFPDQVACAENLVGEREIPEHPLVAQTLRDCLDEAMDSAGWLQLLHGIEAGAVRVLARELTAPSPLAAEALEARPYAFLDDAPLEERRTQAVQSRRYQDPDSADDLGQLDLQAIAAVREEAWPQPRSRDEMHEALLTLGVVSADEAAAQPQWRQWLEELAVDARATCLHGVDGATAALWVAAEALAAVAPLYPQASAQPPIAIPAGYAIADWDRDSALRELMRWRLAGLGPVTAPALAGPLHLPLREVQAGLLALQQDGYVLGGRFSADADGEEWCERHLLARIHRYTLGRLRREIEPVAPRDYARFLFRWQHLDAEGQVAGAEAMGAVLTQLEGVEAAAPLWEAELLPARVRDYRPAWLDEACSAGRTLWTRLRPGAGGAAPTLRSTPILLLPRRSAGHWSRLSPAPEAGALGSRARKVADHLEAHGASFFDEIAEATRLLSTELEAALAELVAAGRVHCDSYAGLRALLVPPSKRPSALSRRRPRMALYGGIQDAGRWAVLRADAEADDPAARSEAVEHVARTLLRRYGVVCWRLLEREAAWLPPWRELLRVYHRLEARGEIRGGRFIDGLSGEQFALPEAIGLLRQLRRQPGDGKWLCVAAADPANLLGSVLPGTRVPRLAGARVLYRDGVPMASWVGERFEPLQDMNAEEHAHARRLLRGGAAAERRTLVALQMA
- a CDS encoding methyl-accepting chemotaxis protein codes for the protein MLGNMKIGVRLTAAFLIVAAIGACIGWVGIRNSGRINDYATALYERELLGLSHLKEANINLINAGRARANLQLASTAEDRAKHVANIDKYTANVVEHMDKARTSFDDPATLAKLARFDQVWKTYLERRGQFVESVMREPLPEGNAQLAELSKGVRSSSDELDALMSELGEIKEANASKANDVTDEIYASSTRTMLAIVIGGVLLGVGLGVFISRSVTRPIGKAVSVANALSEGDLSMSIEVRGRDETAQLLLAMQRMVEKLQQVVGEVNASAQSLAGASEEVSATAQSLSQASTEQAASVEETSASLEQMTASIAQNTDNAKVTDGMAAQAARETLEGGEAVVATVAAMKQIAHKIGIIDDIAYQTNLLALNAAIEAARAGEHGKGFAVVAAEVRKLAERSQVAAQEIGEVAGSSVELAERAGQLLETIVPSIKKTSDLVQEIAAASQEQSSGVTQINVAVVQLSQITQQNATASEELAATAESMSTQAVQLQESMAFFQLSAAARRATQTLDESEAPLPLRAAGSRWAPRATSATARRPGASSRDRGEALLGRA
- a CDS encoding H-NS family nucleoid-associated regulatory protein; amino-acid sequence: MTEVRNLQQIAEAKAKLQEEMRKLEEQERQAREGETNAAHANVLSLLEQFAEFFSAKQRNEIAAYVTSAAPKPASSKSAGGRSEVKPKYQLPHTGETWSGRGRTPKAFAAWEGTAAYNEWKARHPDLKFPLFKY
- a CDS encoding chemotaxis protein CheW, which encodes MHNNRYETAAGDTPQSGCQFLTFQLDRELFGLNIAGIHEIIEYRTPTPVPTMPACVRGVINLRGAVVPVVDLQSRLGRAPSQVTRRSCIVIATAATDEGGGAQSFGLLVDAVNEVLELPPQQIEAPPAFGSDIRRDLLQGMGKLEDRLVILLDRARLLRSDDIVEAGTAALAA
- a CDS encoding methyl-accepting chemotaxis protein, which encodes MLKNLKIATKLYGGFAVVLCILLALAGVAYFNVSALSQANYWNTHTYKVIAEVDAALSSLINIETGTRGFSLTGEDAFLQPYRDGVASFDSHLRTAQELTADNPKQQERLNALKQTQAQWLSQAVHPQIALRKDVNQGQATMEALAASVRASKGKAYMDAMRDRMAEVRRAESELLAVRAAEAEQLQQRTNLTLIVGSLIAALCASAIGFLIARSLMSELGGEPSTVMEVASRIARGDLTVQVPTRPNDTTSAMVALQTMVERLADVVGEVNTSAQSLAGSSEEVSATAQSLSQAATEQASGVEETSASLEQMTASIAQNTDNAKVTEGMSAQAAKEAVEGGEAVLASTHAMKQIAQKIGIIDDIAYQTNLLALNAAIEAARAGEHGKGFAVVAAEVRKLAERSQVAAQEIGEVAASSVGLADRAGNLLGTIVPSIKKTSDLVQEIASASQEQSSGVTQINLAVSQLSQATQQNAAASEQLAATAEQMSTQAESLQQAMGFFRLNREQDLAAPRRAAPVTPRPAATRPLRNAGKGLRPRARPVPAYALADAPDEGQFVNF